A single genomic interval of bacterium harbors:
- the secA gene encoding preprotein translocase subunit SecA, with amino-acid sequence MANFLTRIFGSANDRMMRRLRPLIDEINDLEGRFTELPDEAFPELTREWMAKVAAEETTLDDVLPEAFAAVREASRRTIGLRHYDVQCLGGIVLHKGSIAEMKTGEGKTLVATLPLYLNALAGKGAHLVTVNDYLARRDVQWMGPIYHFLGLTVGSIIHDTSLRFDPSYIPKDYRFLNLRPVERRDAYRCDITYGTNNEFGFDYLRDNMKFALEEYVQRELYYAIVDEVDNILVDEARTPLIISGPAEASSDLYRVVNRIIPRLAKDVDFTIDEKHKNAMLTEEGVAKCERLLGVANLYDPSQIDSLHHVQQALKAHTLFKRDVDYVVKDGEVIIVDEFTGRLMPGRRWSDGLHQAVEAKESVKIESENQTLATITIQNYFRMYAKLGGMTGTADTEAAEFQKTYKLEVVVVPPNKGMSRKDLPDVVYKTDREKLEAVVGEIKESNAKGQPVLVGTTSVEKSERVSKLLKRDAIRHNVLNAINHEAEANIIAQAGRYGQVTIATNMAGRGTDILLGGNPDFLARSEMENAWIRESAKLGGGNANAERYEDALRTLRERYDEAVQALRARHGAALAEIETQRSVALNKLTEADRKLRELSPLRDLRARFEQASSVDLIPALRARADVPGRYQRLKAEIEQALFGDGGEAIAAERDEMGAVRARYDEALAAWAEGGQRSDEAARMLDDRRAEYERGVAHLDLIRMLREPGAANGQAAEWSQTYREAEQAYLDLERRHEAEQAPYDEGLQLAEAQYEADRAKYVAAVEEIREELQKAPQAYEERFKDILARFQADCAAEREKVVAAGGLHIIGTERHEARRIDNQLRGRAGRQGDPGASRFFLSLEDDLLRIFGADRMQGLMQKLGMEDGVPIEHRFVTRAIRNAQEKVEAHNFDIRKHLLEYDDVLNKQREVIYARRREILGREELREDVLEMIEAQVTDLVGLHCGEDVSPETWDLGTLDDAIFQQFNLRLGLPDMANDFERPAQVEGVVAEAVRHAYEERERLFTPPVLRHLERIIYLQTLDNLWRDHLLNMDHLKEGIGLRGYAQKNPLQEYQKEGYDLFEDMVRRLESDVVEKVMSVQLQVQAAPAQQPRLAAQGGADALAEPMATSEPAPMPAQLREMEERQRRQQRVQLSHGDTPVGGPRAATVTRDGDKVGRNDPCPCGSGKKFKKCHGAQA; translated from the coding sequence ATGGCGAACTTCCTGACCCGCATCTTCGGGAGCGCGAACGACCGGATGATGCGCCGGTTGCGACCGCTGATCGACGAGATCAACGACCTCGAGGGCCGCTTCACGGAGCTTCCCGACGAAGCGTTCCCCGAGCTGACGCGGGAGTGGATGGCGAAGGTCGCCGCCGAGGAGACCACCCTCGACGACGTCCTGCCGGAAGCCTTCGCGGCGGTGCGCGAGGCGAGCCGGCGGACCATCGGCCTGCGGCACTACGACGTGCAGTGCCTCGGCGGCATCGTGCTGCACAAGGGCTCGATCGCCGAGATGAAGACCGGCGAGGGCAAGACCCTGGTCGCGACCCTGCCGCTGTACCTGAACGCGCTGGCCGGCAAGGGCGCGCACCTCGTGACGGTGAACGACTACCTCGCCCGCCGCGACGTGCAGTGGATGGGGCCGATCTACCACTTCCTCGGCCTCACCGTCGGCTCGATCATCCACGACACGAGCCTGCGCTTCGACCCCTCGTACATCCCGAAGGACTACCGGTTCCTCAACTTGCGGCCGGTGGAGCGGCGCGACGCGTACCGCTGCGACATCACCTACGGGACGAACAACGAGTTCGGCTTCGACTACCTGCGCGACAACATGAAGTTCGCGCTCGAGGAGTACGTCCAGCGCGAGCTGTACTACGCGATCGTCGACGAGGTCGACAACATCCTCGTCGACGAGGCGCGCACGCCGCTCATCATCTCGGGACCCGCCGAGGCGTCGAGCGACCTCTACCGCGTCGTCAACCGCATCATCCCGCGGCTCGCGAAGGACGTCGACTTCACCATCGACGAGAAGCACAAGAACGCGATGCTCACCGAAGAGGGCGTCGCCAAGTGCGAGCGCCTCCTCGGCGTCGCCAACCTCTACGACCCGAGCCAGATCGACAGCCTGCACCACGTGCAGCAGGCGCTGAAGGCGCACACGCTGTTCAAGCGCGACGTCGACTACGTGGTGAAGGACGGCGAGGTCATCATCGTCGACGAGTTCACCGGCCGTCTGATGCCCGGCCGGCGCTGGTCCGACGGCCTCCACCAGGCGGTCGAGGCGAAGGAGAGCGTGAAGATCGAGAGCGAGAACCAGACGCTCGCGACCATCACGATCCAGAACTACTTCCGCATGTACGCCAAGCTCGGCGGCATGACCGGCACCGCCGACACCGAGGCGGCCGAGTTCCAGAAGACGTACAAGCTCGAGGTCGTCGTCGTTCCCCCGAACAAGGGCATGTCGCGCAAGGATCTGCCCGACGTCGTCTACAAGACCGACCGCGAGAAGCTCGAAGCGGTGGTGGGGGAGATCAAGGAGTCGAACGCCAAGGGCCAGCCGGTCCTGGTCGGCACCACGTCGGTCGAGAAGTCGGAGCGCGTCTCGAAGCTGCTGAAGCGCGACGCCATCCGGCACAACGTCCTCAACGCCATCAACCACGAGGCCGAGGCGAACATCATCGCCCAGGCCGGCCGCTACGGGCAGGTCACGATCGCGACCAACATGGCCGGTCGCGGCACCGACATCCTCCTCGGCGGCAACCCGGACTTCCTGGCGCGCTCCGAGATGGAGAACGCCTGGATCCGCGAGTCGGCGAAGCTGGGCGGCGGCAACGCCAACGCCGAGCGCTACGAGGACGCCCTGCGGACGCTGCGCGAGCGCTACGACGAGGCGGTGCAGGCGCTGCGCGCGCGCCATGGCGCGGCGCTGGCGGAGATCGAGACGCAGCGCTCGGTGGCGCTGAACAAGCTCACCGAAGCCGACCGCAAGCTGCGCGAGCTCTCGCCGCTGCGCGACCTGCGCGCGCGCTTCGAGCAGGCCAGCTCGGTCGATCTCATTCCGGCCTTGCGCGCCCGTGCCGACGTCCCCGGGCGCTATCAACGTCTCAAGGCCGAGATCGAGCAGGCGCTGTTCGGCGACGGCGGCGAGGCGATCGCGGCGGAGCGCGACGAGATGGGCGCCGTCCGCGCACGGTACGACGAAGCGCTCGCGGCGTGGGCCGAGGGCGGGCAGCGCTCGGACGAGGCGGCGCGCATGCTCGACGACCGTCGCGCCGAGTACGAGCGCGGGGTCGCGCATCTCGATCTGATCCGCATGCTGCGCGAGCCGGGGGCCGCGAACGGCCAGGCCGCCGAGTGGAGCCAGACGTACCGCGAGGCCGAGCAGGCGTACCTCGACCTCGAGCGCCGTCACGAGGCCGAGCAGGCACCCTACGACGAGGGGCTCCAGCTCGCCGAGGCGCAGTACGAGGCCGATCGCGCGAAGTACGTCGCCGCCGTCGAGGAGATCCGCGAGGAGCTGCAGAAGGCGCCGCAGGCGTACGAGGAACGCTTCAAGGATATCCTCGCGCGCTTCCAGGCCGACTGCGCCGCCGAGCGCGAGAAGGTCGTCGCTGCCGGCGGGCTGCACATCATCGGCACCGAGCGCCACGAGGCCCGCCGCATCGACAACCAGCTGCGCGGCCGTGCCGGCCGCCAGGGCGACCCGGGCGCGTCGCGCTTCTTCCTCTCGCTGGAAGACGACCTGCTGCGCATCTTCGGCGCCGACCGCATGCAGGGCCTCATGCAGAAGCTCGGCATGGAGGACGGCGTTCCGATCGAGCACCGCTTCGTCACCCGCGCCATCCGCAACGCGCAGGAGAAGGTCGAAGCCCACAACTTCGACATCCGCAAGCACCTGCTCGAGTACGACGACGTCCTCAACAAGCAGCGCGAGGTCATCTACGCGCGCCGCCGCGAGATCCTCGGCCGCGAGGAGCTGCGCGAGGACGTGCTCGAGATGATCGAGGCGCAGGTCACCGACCTCGTCGGCCTCCACTGCGGCGAGGACGTCTCGCCGGAGACGTGGGACCTCGGGACGCTCGACGACGCGATCTTCCAGCAGTTCAACTTGCGCCTCGGGCTGCCGGACATGGCGAACGACTTCGAGCGGCCCGCGCAGGTCGAGGGCGTCGTCGCGGAGGCGGTGCGGCACGCCTACGAGGAGCGCGAGCGCCTCTTCACGCCCCCGGTCCTGCGCCACCTCGAGCGCATCATCTACCTCCAGACGCTCGACAATCTGTGGCGCGACCACCTCCTCAACATGGACCACCTGAAGGAGGGCATCGGGCTGCGCGGGTACGCGCAGAAGAACCCGCTCCAGGAGTACCAGAAGGAAGGCTACGACCTCTTCGAGGACATGGTCCGGCGCCTCGAGAGCGACGTCGTCGAGAAGGTGATGAGCGTCCAGCTCCAGGTGCAGGCCGCGCCGGCGCAGCAGCCGCGCCTGGCCGCCCAGGGCGGCGCCGACGCGCTGGCGGAGCCGATGGCGACGTCGGAGCCGGCGCCGATGCCGGCGCAGCTGCGCGAGATGGAAGAGCGGCAGCGCCGGCAGCAGCGCGTCCAGCTCTCGCACGGCGACACGCCGGTGGGCGGGCCCCGGGCGGCGACGGTCACACGCGACGGCGACAAGGTCGGGCGCAACGATCCGTGCCCGTGCGGCAGCGGCAAGAAGTTCAAGAAGTGCCACGGCGCGCAGGCCTGA
- the argJ gene encoding bifunctional glutamate N-acetyltransferase/amino-acid acetyltransferase ArgJ, whose product MKLPRRAHRVRVPGFRFAGVRAGLKTRGRDVALIACERPVTAAGVLTTNRAPAAPVVLTRARLATGRAAAVLVNAGNANACTGRAGQRTAESSTALVAELLAVPPASVLVCSTGRIGVPVPDDLLQGGVRAAARALRPDGFGDAAEAICTTDAFPKTAVRRLRLGGKPVTIAVLGKGAGMISPNMATLLVFACTDARLSPAVARRALAAGVDGSFNRITVDGDMSTNDSVLLLASGAAGNAAVRAGSPDHRRFEQALTAALAEVARLVVLDGEGARKCVQVTVEGARDDDAAQCAARGVAESMLCKAAFAGADPNWGRFVCAAGATGVTLDAGRVDVVIGGVPVARAGRPIPGALRRAKARMQQREFTVLLRLRQGTGRGWMWTSDLTVEYVHFNAAYTT is encoded by the coding sequence GTGAAGCTGCCTCGCCGCGCCCATCGGGTGCGCGTCCCCGGCTTCCGCTTCGCCGGCGTGCGCGCGGGGCTGAAGACGCGCGGCCGCGACGTCGCGCTCATCGCCTGCGAGCGTCCGGTCACGGCGGCGGGCGTGCTGACGACGAACCGTGCCCCGGCGGCGCCGGTCGTGCTCACGCGGGCGCGCCTGGCTACCGGCCGTGCGGCCGCCGTGCTCGTGAACGCCGGCAACGCCAACGCCTGCACGGGCCGCGCGGGTCAGCGCACCGCGGAGTCGTCGACGGCCCTCGTCGCCGAGCTGCTGGCGGTGCCGCCGGCGAGCGTGCTCGTCTGCTCGACCGGGCGCATCGGCGTTCCGGTGCCGGACGACCTCCTCCAGGGCGGCGTGCGCGCGGCGGCGCGGGCGCTGCGGCCCGACGGCTTCGGCGACGCGGCCGAGGCCATCTGCACCACCGACGCGTTTCCGAAGACGGCCGTCCGCCGGCTGCGCCTGGGCGGCAAGCCGGTGACCATCGCGGTGCTCGGCAAGGGCGCCGGCATGATCTCGCCGAACATGGCGACGCTGCTGGTGTTCGCCTGCACCGACGCGCGCCTGTCGCCCGCCGTCGCGCGCCGGGCGCTCGCGGCGGGCGTAGACGGCTCGTTCAATCGCATCACCGTCGACGGCGACATGAGCACCAACGACAGCGTGCTGCTCCTCGCCAGCGGCGCCGCCGGCAACGCGGCGGTGCGCGCCGGCTCGCCCGACCATCGGCGCTTCGAGCAGGCGCTCACGGCGGCGCTCGCCGAGGTCGCGCGCCTCGTCGTCCTCGACGGCGAGGGCGCCCGCAAATGCGTGCAGGTGACCGTCGAGGGCGCGCGCGACGACGACGCGGCGCAGTGCGCCGCCCGGGGCGTCGCCGAGTCGATGCTGTGCAAGGCGGCGTTCGCCGGCGCCGATCCGAACTGGGGCCGCTTCGTGTGCGCCGCCGGCGCCACCGGCGTCACGCTCGACGCCGGCAGGGTCGACGTGGTGATCGGCGGCGTGCCGGTGGCGCGTGCCGGCAGGCCCATCCCGGGCGCGCTCCGCCGGGCCAAGGCCCGCATGCAGCAGCGCGAGTTCACGGTGCTGCTGCGCCTGCGCCAGGGTACGGGGCGCGGATGGATGTGGACGTCGGATCTCACCGTCGAGTACGTCCACTTCAACGCCGCCTACACCACCTGA
- a CDS encoding CPBP family intramembrane metalloprotease — protein MPTLRLLAAALGLLAATAVLSPWVAWGTQALGFDFKFSRVWNRVLQVLLVLAVVFGWRRLDLGNATQIGLRWPHWRRDLGLGLAAGVTGVGVALFVAYLGDGVRPAVRFDDPAKMVRKALAGLSGAMLIAVGEEALFRGVLLRRLVLDLGRSGGVAVTTAVYAVVHVLRPGGSREVYAWAGVDRVVTLFVPLADPAALPSIVGLAALGALLAWATLRTGSLWTAIGIHAAFVAVFRVGRLFVNIRRKPAWLMGPGWPPLIGGVAGLLAVALTGVLLWWALRRRALRGAEPVPTLAARA, from the coding sequence GTGCCGACCCTCCGGCTGCTCGCCGCCGCCCTCGGCCTGCTCGCCGCCACCGCGGTGCTGAGCCCGTGGGTGGCGTGGGGCACCCAGGCGCTCGGCTTCGACTTCAAGTTCTCGCGCGTTTGGAACCGTGTGCTCCAGGTGCTGCTCGTGCTGGCCGTCGTCTTCGGCTGGCGCCGGCTCGACCTCGGCAACGCGACCCAGATCGGGCTGCGGTGGCCGCACTGGCGCCGCGACCTCGGCCTCGGGCTGGCGGCGGGGGTCACCGGCGTCGGCGTCGCGCTCTTCGTCGCCTACCTCGGCGACGGCGTGCGCCCCGCGGTGCGCTTCGACGATCCCGCGAAGATGGTGCGCAAGGCGCTCGCCGGGCTGTCGGGGGCGATGCTCATCGCCGTCGGCGAGGAGGCGCTCTTCCGCGGCGTGCTGCTGCGACGGCTGGTGCTCGACCTCGGCCGCAGCGGCGGCGTCGCGGTGACGACGGCGGTCTACGCGGTCGTGCACGTGCTCCGTCCGGGCGGCAGCCGCGAGGTGTACGCGTGGGCCGGCGTCGACCGCGTGGTGACCCTCTTCGTGCCGCTCGCCGATCCGGCTGCGCTGCCGAGCATCGTCGGGCTCGCCGCGCTGGGCGCGCTGCTCGCGTGGGCGACGCTGCGCACGGGCAGCCTGTGGACGGCGATCGGCATCCACGCCGCGTTCGTCGCCGTCTTCCGCGTCGGCCGCCTGTTCGTGAACATCCGCCGCAAGCCCGCGTGGCTCATGGGGCCGGGATGGCCGCCGCTCATCGGCGGCGTGGCGGGACTGCTCGCCGTCGCGCTGACGGGCGTGCTGCTGTGGTGGGCGCTGCGCCGGCGCGCGTTGCGCGGCGCGGAGCCGGTCCCTACACTCGCCGCCCGCGCATGA
- the rnhA gene encoding ribonuclease HI produces the protein MKLTIFTDGACLGNPGPGGWGAILVDGAQRRELSGFDPATTNNRMEIMAALEALRRVPDGADVDLHTDSQYLRNGMNDWLARWKRNGWRTADKKPVKNEDLWRALDAEAQRHRVRWHWVRGHAGHPENERCDALANAAIRARRGSDTGD, from the coding sequence ATGAAGCTGACGATCTTCACGGATGGGGCGTGTCTCGGGAATCCGGGACCGGGGGGCTGGGGAGCGATCCTCGTCGACGGCGCGCAGCGCCGCGAGCTGTCGGGCTTCGACCCGGCGACGACGAACAACCGCATGGAGATCATGGCGGCGCTCGAGGCGCTGCGCCGCGTGCCCGACGGGGCGGACGTCGATCTCCACACCGACTCGCAGTACCTGCGCAACGGCATGAACGACTGGCTGGCGCGCTGGAAGCGCAACGGCTGGCGCACCGCCGACAAGAAGCCCGTCAAGAACGAGGACCTCTGGCGCGCGCTCGACGCCGAGGCACAGCGTCACCGGGTGCGTTGGCACTGGGTGCGCGGCCACGCCGGGCATCCCGAGAACGAGCGCTGCGACGCGCTCGCCAACGCCGCCATCCGCGCCCGTCGCGGCAGCGACACGGGGGACTGA
- a CDS encoding S9 family peptidase translates to MRRAPYGAWASPLGAAQVAAASLRFGDLVTTGEAAYWVETRPDEGGRGVLVRWAPGGEPEDVLPAPWSVRTRAHEYGGGALAAQGAVVCVVHDGDQRLYRVGPDRTPVALTPAGPWRWADASIDVARGRLVAVREALGERTTHVLAAVPLDGGAAPVPLVAGDDFYASPRLSPDGTQLAWLAWSHPRMPWDGTELWVAPLDAAGRLGPRARVAGGPRESVLQPEWSPEGALHFVSDRSGWWNLHRWQDGVAEPLCPLAAEFGVPQWVFGLHLYALAPDGAVYCAVGRDGTWQLGRVPAGGGPLRVLDAPFTEVSAVRVAGRTLVLRAGAPALAPAIVARDLAGDVARVLRRAGDDLDPARVSTPTAVRFPSAGGREVHALHYAPCNPDHAAPPGTRPPLLVRCHGGPTAAASSALDPALQFWTSRGFAVLDVNYGGSSGYGRAYRERLLGQWGVVDVEDCVAAARHAVAAGWADPARTAIRGSSAGGFTVLCALAFHDVFRAGVSWYGVGDLEALAHETHDFEAHYTDSLVAPWPEGRALYRARSPVHAAARIGVPVLFLQGLEDRVVPPAQAEAMVAALRARGRSCAYVPFAGEGHGFRRAATIRRALEAEWSFYAQVFGLPPPDVEAVTILPGLPGTAAASPR, encoded by the coding sequence ATGCGGCGCGCGCCGTACGGCGCCTGGGCGTCGCCGCTCGGCGCAGCGCAGGTGGCGGCGGCGAGCCTGCGCTTCGGCGACCTCGTCACCACCGGCGAGGCGGCGTACTGGGTCGAGACGCGTCCCGACGAGGGCGGTCGCGGCGTGCTCGTGCGCTGGGCGCCGGGGGGCGAGCCCGAGGACGTCCTGCCGGCGCCGTGGAGCGTGCGCACGCGCGCCCACGAGTACGGCGGCGGTGCCCTCGCGGCACAGGGCGCCGTCGTGTGCGTCGTCCACGACGGCGACCAGCGGCTCTATCGCGTCGGTCCGGACCGCACGCCGGTCGCGCTCACACCGGCGGGGCCGTGGCGCTGGGCGGACGCCAGCATCGATGTGGCGCGTGGGCGGCTCGTCGCCGTGCGTGAGGCGCTCGGCGAGCGCACGACCCACGTCCTCGCCGCCGTGCCGCTCGACGGCGGGGCGGCGCCCGTGCCGCTCGTCGCCGGCGACGACTTCTACGCCTCGCCGCGCCTGTCGCCCGACGGCACGCAGCTGGCCTGGCTGGCGTGGAGCCATCCGCGCATGCCGTGGGACGGCACCGAGCTGTGGGTCGCGCCGCTCGACGCCGCGGGGCGACTCGGGCCGCGCGCCCGCGTCGCCGGCGGCCCGCGCGAGTCGGTGCTCCAGCCGGAGTGGTCGCCGGAGGGCGCGCTGCACTTCGTCTCCGACCGCAGCGGCTGGTGGAACCTGCATCGCTGGCAGGACGGCGTCGCCGAGCCGCTCTGTCCGCTGGCCGCGGAGTTCGGCGTGCCGCAGTGGGTCTTCGGGCTGCACCTCTACGCGCTCGCGCCCGACGGCGCCGTCTACTGTGCGGTCGGCCGCGACGGCACGTGGCAGCTCGGGCGCGTGCCGGCGGGCGGCGGGCCGTTGCGCGTGCTCGACGCGCCCTTCACCGAGGTGTCGGCCGTGCGCGTTGCCGGCCGCACGCTCGTGCTGCGCGCGGGCGCGCCGGCACTGGCGCCGGCGATCGTCGCGCGCGATCTCGCCGGCGACGTCGCACGGGTGCTGCGCCGTGCCGGCGACGACCTCGACCCGGCCCGCGTCTCGACGCCGACCGCGGTGAGGTTCCCGTCCGCCGGCGGCCGCGAGGTGCATGCGCTGCACTATGCGCCCTGCAACCCGGACCACGCGGCCCCGCCCGGGACGCGCCCACCGCTCCTCGTGCGCTGCCACGGCGGGCCGACCGCCGCGGCGTCCAGCGCGCTCGATCCGGCGCTCCAGTTCTGGACCAGCCGCGGCTTCGCCGTCCTCGACGTCAACTACGGCGGCTCGAGCGGCTACGGCCGTGCCTACCGCGAGCGGCTGCTCGGCCAATGGGGCGTGGTCGACGTCGAGGACTGCGTGGCCGCCGCCCGGCATGCCGTCGCCGCCGGCTGGGCCGATCCGGCGCGCACCGCGATCCGCGGCTCGAGCGCCGGCGGCTTCACCGTGCTGTGTGCGCTGGCGTTCCACGACGTCTTTCGCGCCGGCGTCAGCTGGTACGGCGTCGGCGACCTGGAGGCGCTGGCGCACGAGACGCACGACTTCGAGGCCCACTATACCGACTCCCTCGTCGCCCCCTGGCCCGAGGGCCGGGCCCTCTACCGCGCCCGCTCGCCGGTGCACGCCGCCGCCCGCATCGGGGTGCCGGTGCTGTTCCTCCAGGGACTCGAGGACCGCGTCGTGCCGCCGGCCCAGGCCGAGGCCATGGTGGCGGCGTTGCGGGCCCGCGGGCGGTCCTGCGCGTACGTCCCCTTCGCGGGCGAGGGCCACGGGTTTCGCCGCGCCGCGACCATCCGCCGGGCGCTGGAGGCGGAGTGGTCGTTCTATGCGCAGGTCTTCGGCCTGCCGCCGCCGGACGTCGAGGCCGTGACCATCTTGCCCGGACTGCCCGGCACGGCGGCCGCCTCGCCCCGATGA